A region of Esox lucius isolate fEsoLuc1 chromosome 3, fEsoLuc1.pri, whole genome shotgun sequence DNA encodes the following proteins:
- the LOC105006969 gene encoding V-set domain-containing T-cell activation inhibitor 1 yields the protein MEDNWMQVICLLTLLSVCRAHDEVQVVGQAEPVVANVGDDVILPCTLRTSSSTVNAVEESVEWQRLDLQPKEVHFFRTRDDYNDDQNPSYRGRTALFKGEMKNGNVSLKLTRVKLSDAGNYTCFVPTLKSPFQKAMVQLIVGGVSRPDVSIVGIDAIGVVLDCEARGLIYRPEMTWRDSDGNILPADGPTEIETDSAGRYTVRGHVTVQRTDNNTFTCRVLQQQINHTMKTEIHVKDRMFPDTSQSWWNGWWWGWGFGGLTWGFIFGLIVVVRYILKRKCLLTWVCQRGLNENPQTNGTSERNENPQENQNSLLNGNERSNGTMPHADDCVVWDTDSSSSSDIEA from the exons TTCAGGTTGTTGGTCAGGCTGAACCAGTTGTTGCCAACGTaggtgatgatgtcatcctCCCTTGTACTCTGAGAACCTCCAGCAGCACCGTCAACGCTGTTGAGGAATCAGTGGAGTGGCAGAGACTTGACCTCCAACCAAAAGAGGTGCATTTCTTCCGTACCCGTGACGACTACAATGATGACCAGAATCCATCCTACAGAGGAAGGACGGCACTTTTCAAAGGAGAAATGAAGAACGGGAACGTCTCATTAAAACTGACCAGAGTGAAACTGTCGGATGCTGGAAACTACACCTGCTTCGTTCCAACACTGAAGAGCCCTTTTCAAAAAGCCATGGTTCAACTCATTGTTG GTGGAGTATCTCGGCCAGACGTCTCTATAGttggcattgatgccattggaGTGGTCCTGGATTGTGAGGCCAGAGGGTTGATCTACAGACCTGAGATGACCTGGCGGGACAGTGATGGAAACATCCTCCCTGCTGATGGACCTACAGAGATCGAGACCGACTCAGCGGGTCGATACACTGTGAGAGGACATGTCACCGTCCAGAGGACTGACAACAACACGTTCACCTGTAGAGTTCTACAGCAGCAGATCAACCACACGATGAAGACAGAGATTCATGTTAAAG ATCGAATGTTTCCTGACACATCCCAGTCCTGGTGGAATGGCTGGTGGTGGGGCTGGGGGTTTGGTGGTCTGACCTGGGGTTTTATCTTCGGTCTGATTGTTGTAGTTCGCTACATCCTGAAGAGAAAATGTTTACTGACATGGGTCTGTCAAAGAG GATTAAACGAGAACCCTCAGACAAATGGGACGTCAGAGCGGAATGAAAATCCACAGGAGAATCAGAATTCACTGTTGAATGGGAATGAAAGGTCCAACGGCACCATGCCACATGCTGATGACTGTGTTGTCTGGGACACGGATTCCAGCAGCTCTTCA gatatcgaggcgtag
- the LOC105006968 gene encoding GTPase IMAP family member 8-like isoform X1, producing the protein MVTNLLSAKHRNVWNVLVLDSLVVGTLVGKVGEPGHKRRNSVVLLPPDLSSIRIVLLGKSDSKKKLVGNIILGQEAFKSPRSRFFSYEQQCESASGKMNDKSVTVIKTPDLLSVSVESMMKVMENCKTLTAPGPHVLLLVLMPEEFTEENRNTMKWILSLFGKDAFKHSMVITTHKEEAEKPQLNQVIKEYGGRFYHMDSQGSDHKELTKKVEKMVGENDYKYLTYNEKNTHDTIKPFPERINLVLCGRNGAGKTLVSNAILGQSESISSLVCVKREGEICGQQVSIIEMPALYLTHLTQEEVMDESFRCVSLCEPGVHVFLLVVPVGPLTDEDKGEMETIQNILGPQVNDFTMVLFRQDYIPVDKTTVDFLEQNADMKQLIKTCGGRYHICDASEIKNTKQMTELVSDIIKQVLHKSCYTPYMYVKAQNRRILELKEEIHRMSKGAESESSTTECLRVVMIGKTGNGKSASANTILGREECESETSTDSTKIVCQKIFGKVNGRTVAVVDTPGLFDTGLSNEAIQEEIMKCVSLSAPGPHVFIIVLRIGTMTPEEMDTLDLIEKTFGPQARQFSLVLFTRGDELKKSVKDLIQSSENDKLRKLIRDCGDRVHVFNNKDINDRTQVTELYDKIDKMVSENKGTFYTSEMFQKAEASITQKQEEILKEKEAEIKADIEKLKVQHETEMEMIKSKLKEERLKVQKEREIRENILKEKEEAIRKEHEEMERKEKEQRLEDEKRKEQETLQRIKWEKEKENMEKEIQTQKDRFEQKQSEMDKEYRIRLEEQRQQEKDREEIMLEEQEKQLADLKRKQEDEIERREKEEQERKKNEEKERQEWQRKIEEAQKGQTEMQQVRLRDKQEWEEQQKKERDRQQEEVRQRRQKETESIKQQEEEQRRLREEFEREREKDRIKNHELDKQRREMEMQERDRIEKEFQEKRRELTNKMTQQQEDWERQRGEEWERRHQDDLNRRKEEARRLKELEEHFRQEREEENRRRENEDKVRREREQKKLQEMEAENVRQQKLIISKYKEEARRNAEEVNKFREIYDEMTIKLLDSQEHTMNLLKQKHKEENDQLKNLYSHDKKQLTDRIKELEKKHEDEIKGLNQQKPGKCVIQ; encoded by the exons ATGGTCACTAACCTGCTGTCCGCCAAGCACAGGAATGTCTGGAATGTTTTGGTGCTGGACTCTCTTGTGGTTGGTACATTAGTGGGGAAAG TTGGGGAACCAGGACACAAGAGACGCAACAGTGTAGTATTGTTGCCCCCTGACT TGTCTTCAATCAGGATTGTGCTTCTGGGGAAGAGTGACTCAAAAAAGAAATTGGTGGGCAACATAATCCTAGGACAAGAAGCTTTTAAGTCTCCTAGGTCTCGATTCTTCAGCTATGAACAGCAATGTGAGTCAGCCAGTGGAAAGATGAATGACAAGTCAGTAACTGTCATAAAGACTCCAGACCTgctttctgtgtctgtggagTCCATGATGAAGGTGATGGAGAACTGTAAGACCCTGACAGCCCCTGGACCTCATGTTCTTCTGTTGGTGTTAATGCCTGAAGAGTTcacagaggagaacagaaacactaTGAAGTGGATCCTGAGTCTGTTTGGTAAAGATGCCTTCAAACACTCAATGGTGATCACTACTCACAAGGAGGAAGCAGAAAAGCCACAACTGAATCAAGTTATAAAAGAATATGGAGGAAGGTTTTACCACATGGACTCACAAGGAAGTGACCACAAAGAGTTAacaaaaaaagtggaaaagatgGTAGGAGAGAATGATTATAAATACCTCACCTACAATGAGAAGAACACACATGATACCATCaaaccatttcctgaaagaaTAAACTTGGTGCTGTGTGGAAGAAATGGAGCCGGAAAAACCTTGGTATCCAATGCCATTCTGGGTCAGTCAGAGTCCATCTCCTCCTTGGTGTGTgtaaagagagaaggagagatatgTGGTCAGCAGGTCTCCATCATTGAGATGCCTGCTCTGTATCTCACACATCTCACCCAGGAGGAAGTGATGGATGAGAGTTTccgctgtgtctctctctgtgagcCTGGAGTCCATGTTTTCCTCCTGGTCGTCCCTGTGGGTCCACTCACTGATGAAGacaaaggagagatggagaccaTCCAGAACATTCTGGGCCCACAAGTCAATGACTTTACCATGGTTCTGTTTAGACAGGATTACATTCCAGTTGATAAGACAACAGTGGACTTTCTTGAACAAAATGCAGACATGAAGCAACTGATCAAGACATGTGGAGGGCGCTACCATATATGTGATGCCTCAGAGATTAAGAATACTAAACAGATGACAGAGCTTGTATCTGATATAATCAAACAGGTTCTACACAAATCATGCTACACTCCATACATGTATGTGAAGGCACAGAACAGAAGAATCCTGGAACTGAAGGAGGAAATTCACAGAATGTCAAAAG gtgcTGAATCAGAGTCCTCCACTACTGAGTGTTTGAGGGTGGTGATGATTGGGAAAACTGGGAATGGGAAGAGCGCCTCCGCAAACACCATCCTGGGAAGAGAGGAATGTGAATCTGAAACCAGCACTGATTCTACAAAAATAGTTTGCCAGAAAATATTTGGCAAAGTAAATGGAAGAACAGTTGCTGTGGTGGACACACCTGGTCTATTTGACACAGGATTATCTAATGAAGCTATTCAGGAGGAGATAATGAAGTGTGTTTCCCTGTCAGCCCCGGGACCCCATGTGTTTATTATAGTACTAAGAATCGGGACAATGACACCAGAGGAGATGGACACTTTGGACCTCATAGAGAAAACCTTTGGTCCACAGGCAAGACAGTTCAGCTTAGTTCTGTTCACCAGAGGAGATGAAttgaaaaagtcagttaaaGATTTAATTCAGAGCAGTGAAAATGACAAACTGAGAAAGCTGATCAGAGATTGTGGAGACAGAGTCCATGTCTTCAACAACAAAGACATCAATGACCGCACACAGGTCACTGAGCTTTATGACAAGATTGACAAAATGGTGTCAGAGAACAAAGGCACTTTCTACACCAGTGAGATGTTCCAGAAGGCAGAGGCATCAATTACACAAAAACAGGAAGAAATACTGAAGGAGAAAGAAGCAGAGATAAAAGCTGACATCGAGAAACTGAAGGTCCAGCATGAAACTGAAATGGAAATGATTAAGTCAAAGTTAAAAGAGGAAAGATTAAAAGttcagaaggaaagagagataagagaaaacattctaaaagaaaaagaggaagcTATCAGAAAAGAACatgaagaaatggagagaaaagagaaggaacAGAGGCTGGAGgatgaaaaaaggaaagaacaagAAACATTACAAAGGATAAaatgggagaaagaaaaagagaacatGGAAAAAGAGATACAAACTCAGAAAGACAggtttgaacaaaaacaaagtgaaatggATAAAGAATATAGAATAAGACTGGAGGAACAAAGACAACAAGAGAAGGATAGAGAAGAAATTATGTTAGAAGAACAAGAGAAGCAGCTTGCAGACCTTAAAAGGAAACAGGAAGATGAAattgaaaggagagagaaagaagagcaagagaggaagaagaatgaagagaaagaaagacaagagtggcagagaaaaatagaggaAGCACAGAAAGGTCAAACAGAAATGCAACAGGTCAGGTTGAGAGATAAACAGGAATGGGAGGAACagcagaagaaagagagagacagacaacaggAAGAAGTAAGACAAAGAAGACAGAAGGAGACTGAATCTATTAAACAACaagaggaagaacagaggagactgagagaggagtttgaaagagagagagaaaaagacagaataaAGAACCATGAATTAGATAAGCAGAGAAGGGAGATGGAGATgcaagaaagagacagaatagAAAAAGAGTTtcaagaaaagaggagagagttgACAAACAAAATGACCCAGCAGCAGGAAGACTGGGAGAGACAACGTGGAGAGGAATGGGAAAGGAGACATCAGGATGATCTAAATCGAAGAAAGGAGGAAGCGCGAAGACTGAAGGAACTGGAGGAACATTTCAGACAAGAACGTGAAGAAGAGAACAGGAGGAGGGAGAACGAAGATAAAGTCAGGAGGGAACGAGAACAGAAAAAATTACAGGAAATGGAGGCAGAGAATGTAAGACAACAAAAACTAATTATAAGTAAATATAAAGAAGAGGCCAGAAGAAATGCAGAGGAGGTTAATAAGTTTAGAGAGATATATGATGAAATGACAATCAAATTGTTGGATTCGCAGGAACATACAATGAATTTACTAAAGCAAAAGCACAAAGAGGAGAATGACCAATTAAAGAATCTCTATAGTCATGATAAAAAGCAACTGACAGACAGAATTAAAGAATTGGAAAAAAAGCATGAAGATGAGATAAAAGGATTGAATCAACAAAAGCCAGGAAAATGTGTAATACAGTAA
- the LOC105006968 gene encoding GTPase IMAP family member 8-like isoform X3, which produces MNDKSVTVIKTPDLLSVSVESMMKVMENCKTLTAPGPHVLLLVLMPEEFTEENRNTMKWILSLFGKDAFKHSMVITTHKEEAEKPQLNQVIKEYGGRFYHMDSQGSDHKELTKKVEKMVGENDYKYLTYNEKNTHDTIKPFPERINLVLCGRNGAGKTLVSNAILGQSESISSLVCVKREGEICGQQVSIIEMPALYLTHLTQEEVMDESFRCVSLCEPGVHVFLLVVPVGPLTDEDKGEMETIQNILGPQVNDFTMVLFRQDYIPVDKTTVDFLEQNADMKQLIKTCGGRYHICDASEIKNTKQMTELVSDIIKQVLHKSCYTPYMYVKAQNRRILELKEEIHRMSKGAESESSTTECLRVVMIGKTGNGKSASANTILGREECESETSTDSTKIVCQKIFGKVNGRTVAVVDTPGLFDTGLSNEAIQEEIMKCVSLSAPGPHVFIIVLRIGTMTPEEMDTLDLIEKTFGPQARQFSLVLFTRGDELKKSVKDLIQSSENDKLRKLIRDCGDRVHVFNNKDINDRTQVTELYDKIDKMVSENKGTFYTSEMFQKAEASITQKQEEILKEKEAEIKADIEKLKVQHETEMEMIKSKLKEERLKVQKEREIRENILKEKEEAIRKEHEEMERKEKEQRLEDEKRKEQETLQRIKWEKEKENMEKEIQTQKDRFEQKQSEMDKEYRIRLEEQRQQEKDREEIMLEEQEKQLADLKRKQEDEIERREKEEQERKKNEEKERQEWQRKIEEAQKGQTEMQQVRLRDKQEWEEQQKKERDRQQEEVRQRRQKETESIKQQEEEQRRLREEFEREREKDRIKNHELDKQRREMEMQERDRIEKEFQEKRRELTNKMTQQQEDWERQRGEEWERRHQDDLNRRKEEARRLKELEEHFRQEREEENRRRENEDKVRREREQKKLQEMEAENVRQQKLIISKYKEEARRNAEEVNKFREIYDEMTIKLLDSQEHTMNLLKQKHKEENDQLKNLYSHDKKQLTDRIKELEKKHEDEIKGLNQQKPGKCVIQ; this is translated from the exons ATGAATGACAAGTCAGTAACTGTCATAAAGACTCCAGACCTgctttctgtgtctgtggagTCCATGATGAAGGTGATGGAGAACTGTAAGACCCTGACAGCCCCTGGACCTCATGTTCTTCTGTTGGTGTTAATGCCTGAAGAGTTcacagaggagaacagaaacactaTGAAGTGGATCCTGAGTCTGTTTGGTAAAGATGCCTTCAAACACTCAATGGTGATCACTACTCACAAGGAGGAAGCAGAAAAGCCACAACTGAATCAAGTTATAAAAGAATATGGAGGAAGGTTTTACCACATGGACTCACAAGGAAGTGACCACAAAGAGTTAacaaaaaaagtggaaaagatgGTAGGAGAGAATGATTATAAATACCTCACCTACAATGAGAAGAACACACATGATACCATCaaaccatttcctgaaagaaTAAACTTGGTGCTGTGTGGAAGAAATGGAGCCGGAAAAACCTTGGTATCCAATGCCATTCTGGGTCAGTCAGAGTCCATCTCCTCCTTGGTGTGTgtaaagagagaaggagagatatgTGGTCAGCAGGTCTCCATCATTGAGATGCCTGCTCTGTATCTCACACATCTCACCCAGGAGGAAGTGATGGATGAGAGTTTccgctgtgtctctctctgtgagcCTGGAGTCCATGTTTTCCTCCTGGTCGTCCCTGTGGGTCCACTCACTGATGAAGacaaaggagagatggagaccaTCCAGAACATTCTGGGCCCACAAGTCAATGACTTTACCATGGTTCTGTTTAGACAGGATTACATTCCAGTTGATAAGACAACAGTGGACTTTCTTGAACAAAATGCAGACATGAAGCAACTGATCAAGACATGTGGAGGGCGCTACCATATATGTGATGCCTCAGAGATTAAGAATACTAAACAGATGACAGAGCTTGTATCTGATATAATCAAACAGGTTCTACACAAATCATGCTACACTCCATACATGTATGTGAAGGCACAGAACAGAAGAATCCTGGAACTGAAGGAGGAAATTCACAGAATGTCAAAAG gtgcTGAATCAGAGTCCTCCACTACTGAGTGTTTGAGGGTGGTGATGATTGGGAAAACTGGGAATGGGAAGAGCGCCTCCGCAAACACCATCCTGGGAAGAGAGGAATGTGAATCTGAAACCAGCACTGATTCTACAAAAATAGTTTGCCAGAAAATATTTGGCAAAGTAAATGGAAGAACAGTTGCTGTGGTGGACACACCTGGTCTATTTGACACAGGATTATCTAATGAAGCTATTCAGGAGGAGATAATGAAGTGTGTTTCCCTGTCAGCCCCGGGACCCCATGTGTTTATTATAGTACTAAGAATCGGGACAATGACACCAGAGGAGATGGACACTTTGGACCTCATAGAGAAAACCTTTGGTCCACAGGCAAGACAGTTCAGCTTAGTTCTGTTCACCAGAGGAGATGAAttgaaaaagtcagttaaaGATTTAATTCAGAGCAGTGAAAATGACAAACTGAGAAAGCTGATCAGAGATTGTGGAGACAGAGTCCATGTCTTCAACAACAAAGACATCAATGACCGCACACAGGTCACTGAGCTTTATGACAAGATTGACAAAATGGTGTCAGAGAACAAAGGCACTTTCTACACCAGTGAGATGTTCCAGAAGGCAGAGGCATCAATTACACAAAAACAGGAAGAAATACTGAAGGAGAAAGAAGCAGAGATAAAAGCTGACATCGAGAAACTGAAGGTCCAGCATGAAACTGAAATGGAAATGATTAAGTCAAAGTTAAAAGAGGAAAGATTAAAAGttcagaaggaaagagagataagagaaaacattctaaaagaaaaagaggaagcTATCAGAAAAGAACatgaagaaatggagagaaaagagaaggaacAGAGGCTGGAGgatgaaaaaaggaaagaacaagAAACATTACAAAGGATAAaatgggagaaagaaaaagagaacatGGAAAAAGAGATACAAACTCAGAAAGACAggtttgaacaaaaacaaagtgaaatggATAAAGAATATAGAATAAGACTGGAGGAACAAAGACAACAAGAGAAGGATAGAGAAGAAATTATGTTAGAAGAACAAGAGAAGCAGCTTGCAGACCTTAAAAGGAAACAGGAAGATGAAattgaaaggagagagaaagaagagcaagagaggaagaagaatgaagagaaagaaagacaagagtggcagagaaaaatagaggaAGCACAGAAAGGTCAAACAGAAATGCAACAGGTCAGGTTGAGAGATAAACAGGAATGGGAGGAACagcagaagaaagagagagacagacaacaggAAGAAGTAAGACAAAGAAGACAGAAGGAGACTGAATCTATTAAACAACaagaggaagaacagaggagactgagagaggagtttgaaagagagagagaaaaagacagaataaAGAACCATGAATTAGATAAGCAGAGAAGGGAGATGGAGATgcaagaaagagacagaatagAAAAAGAGTTtcaagaaaagaggagagagttgACAAACAAAATGACCCAGCAGCAGGAAGACTGGGAGAGACAACGTGGAGAGGAATGGGAAAGGAGACATCAGGATGATCTAAATCGAAGAAAGGAGGAAGCGCGAAGACTGAAGGAACTGGAGGAACATTTCAGACAAGAACGTGAAGAAGAGAACAGGAGGAGGGAGAACGAAGATAAAGTCAGGAGGGAACGAGAACAGAAAAAATTACAGGAAATGGAGGCAGAGAATGTAAGACAACAAAAACTAATTATAAGTAAATATAAAGAAGAGGCCAGAAGAAATGCAGAGGAGGTTAATAAGTTTAGAGAGATATATGATGAAATGACAATCAAATTGTTGGATTCGCAGGAACATACAATGAATTTACTAAAGCAAAAGCACAAAGAGGAGAATGACCAATTAAAGAATCTCTATAGTCATGATAAAAAGCAACTGACAGACAGAATTAAAGAATTGGAAAAAAAGCATGAAGATGAGATAAAAGGATTGAATCAACAAAAGCCAGGAAAATGTGTAATACAGTAA
- the LOC105006968 gene encoding GTPase IMAP family member 8-like isoform X2, translating to MADGKDLGGKVGEPGHKRRNSVVLLPPDLSSIRIVLLGKSDSKKKLVGNIILGQEAFKSPRSRFFSYEQQCESASGKMNDKSVTVIKTPDLLSVSVESMMKVMENCKTLTAPGPHVLLLVLMPEEFTEENRNTMKWILSLFGKDAFKHSMVITTHKEEAEKPQLNQVIKEYGGRFYHMDSQGSDHKELTKKVEKMVGENDYKYLTYNEKNTHDTIKPFPERINLVLCGRNGAGKTLVSNAILGQSESISSLVCVKREGEICGQQVSIIEMPALYLTHLTQEEVMDESFRCVSLCEPGVHVFLLVVPVGPLTDEDKGEMETIQNILGPQVNDFTMVLFRQDYIPVDKTTVDFLEQNADMKQLIKTCGGRYHICDASEIKNTKQMTELVSDIIKQVLHKSCYTPYMYVKAQNRRILELKEEIHRMSKGAESESSTTECLRVVMIGKTGNGKSASANTILGREECESETSTDSTKIVCQKIFGKVNGRTVAVVDTPGLFDTGLSNEAIQEEIMKCVSLSAPGPHVFIIVLRIGTMTPEEMDTLDLIEKTFGPQARQFSLVLFTRGDELKKSVKDLIQSSENDKLRKLIRDCGDRVHVFNNKDINDRTQVTELYDKIDKMVSENKGTFYTSEMFQKAEASITQKQEEILKEKEAEIKADIEKLKVQHETEMEMIKSKLKEERLKVQKEREIRENILKEKEEAIRKEHEEMERKEKEQRLEDEKRKEQETLQRIKWEKEKENMEKEIQTQKDRFEQKQSEMDKEYRIRLEEQRQQEKDREEIMLEEQEKQLADLKRKQEDEIERREKEEQERKKNEEKERQEWQRKIEEAQKGQTEMQQVRLRDKQEWEEQQKKERDRQQEEVRQRRQKETESIKQQEEEQRRLREEFEREREKDRIKNHELDKQRREMEMQERDRIEKEFQEKRRELTNKMTQQQEDWERQRGEEWERRHQDDLNRRKEEARRLKELEEHFRQEREEENRRRENEDKVRREREQKKLQEMEAENVRQQKLIISKYKEEARRNAEEVNKFREIYDEMTIKLLDSQEHTMNLLKQKHKEENDQLKNLYSHDKKQLTDRIKELEKKHEDEIKGLNQQKPGKCVIQ from the exons ATGGCGGACGGCAAAGATTTGGGAGGAAAAG TTGGGGAACCAGGACACAAGAGACGCAACAGTGTAGTATTGTTGCCCCCTGACT TGTCTTCAATCAGGATTGTGCTTCTGGGGAAGAGTGACTCAAAAAAGAAATTGGTGGGCAACATAATCCTAGGACAAGAAGCTTTTAAGTCTCCTAGGTCTCGATTCTTCAGCTATGAACAGCAATGTGAGTCAGCCAGTGGAAAGATGAATGACAAGTCAGTAACTGTCATAAAGACTCCAGACCTgctttctgtgtctgtggagTCCATGATGAAGGTGATGGAGAACTGTAAGACCCTGACAGCCCCTGGACCTCATGTTCTTCTGTTGGTGTTAATGCCTGAAGAGTTcacagaggagaacagaaacactaTGAAGTGGATCCTGAGTCTGTTTGGTAAAGATGCCTTCAAACACTCAATGGTGATCACTACTCACAAGGAGGAAGCAGAAAAGCCACAACTGAATCAAGTTATAAAAGAATATGGAGGAAGGTTTTACCACATGGACTCACAAGGAAGTGACCACAAAGAGTTAacaaaaaaagtggaaaagatgGTAGGAGAGAATGATTATAAATACCTCACCTACAATGAGAAGAACACACATGATACCATCaaaccatttcctgaaagaaTAAACTTGGTGCTGTGTGGAAGAAATGGAGCCGGAAAAACCTTGGTATCCAATGCCATTCTGGGTCAGTCAGAGTCCATCTCCTCCTTGGTGTGTgtaaagagagaaggagagatatgTGGTCAGCAGGTCTCCATCATTGAGATGCCTGCTCTGTATCTCACACATCTCACCCAGGAGGAAGTGATGGATGAGAGTTTccgctgtgtctctctctgtgagcCTGGAGTCCATGTTTTCCTCCTGGTCGTCCCTGTGGGTCCACTCACTGATGAAGacaaaggagagatggagaccaTCCAGAACATTCTGGGCCCACAAGTCAATGACTTTACCATGGTTCTGTTTAGACAGGATTACATTCCAGTTGATAAGACAACAGTGGACTTTCTTGAACAAAATGCAGACATGAAGCAACTGATCAAGACATGTGGAGGGCGCTACCATATATGTGATGCCTCAGAGATTAAGAATACTAAACAGATGACAGAGCTTGTATCTGATATAATCAAACAGGTTCTACACAAATCATGCTACACTCCATACATGTATGTGAAGGCACAGAACAGAAGAATCCTGGAACTGAAGGAGGAAATTCACAGAATGTCAAAAG gtgcTGAATCAGAGTCCTCCACTACTGAGTGTTTGAGGGTGGTGATGATTGGGAAAACTGGGAATGGGAAGAGCGCCTCCGCAAACACCATCCTGGGAAGAGAGGAATGTGAATCTGAAACCAGCACTGATTCTACAAAAATAGTTTGCCAGAAAATATTTGGCAAAGTAAATGGAAGAACAGTTGCTGTGGTGGACACACCTGGTCTATTTGACACAGGATTATCTAATGAAGCTATTCAGGAGGAGATAATGAAGTGTGTTTCCCTGTCAGCCCCGGGACCCCATGTGTTTATTATAGTACTAAGAATCGGGACAATGACACCAGAGGAGATGGACACTTTGGACCTCATAGAGAAAACCTTTGGTCCACAGGCAAGACAGTTCAGCTTAGTTCTGTTCACCAGAGGAGATGAAttgaaaaagtcagttaaaGATTTAATTCAGAGCAGTGAAAATGACAAACTGAGAAAGCTGATCAGAGATTGTGGAGACAGAGTCCATGTCTTCAACAACAAAGACATCAATGACCGCACACAGGTCACTGAGCTTTATGACAAGATTGACAAAATGGTGTCAGAGAACAAAGGCACTTTCTACACCAGTGAGATGTTCCAGAAGGCAGAGGCATCAATTACACAAAAACAGGAAGAAATACTGAAGGAGAAAGAAGCAGAGATAAAAGCTGACATCGAGAAACTGAAGGTCCAGCATGAAACTGAAATGGAAATGATTAAGTCAAAGTTAAAAGAGGAAAGATTAAAAGttcagaaggaaagagagataagagaaaacattctaaaagaaaaagaggaagcTATCAGAAAAGAACatgaagaaatggagagaaaagagaaggaacAGAGGCTGGAGgatgaaaaaaggaaagaacaagAAACATTACAAAGGATAAaatgggagaaagaaaaagagaacatGGAAAAAGAGATACAAACTCAGAAAGACAggtttgaacaaaaacaaagtgaaatggATAAAGAATATAGAATAAGACTGGAGGAACAAAGACAACAAGAGAAGGATAGAGAAGAAATTATGTTAGAAGAACAAGAGAAGCAGCTTGCAGACCTTAAAAGGAAACAGGAAGATGAAattgaaaggagagagaaagaagagcaagagaggaagaagaatgaagagaaagaaagacaagagtggcagagaaaaatagaggaAGCACAGAAAGGTCAAACAGAAATGCAACAGGTCAGGTTGAGAGATAAACAGGAATGGGAGGAACagcagaagaaagagagagacagacaacaggAAGAAGTAAGACAAAGAAGACAGAAGGAGACTGAATCTATTAAACAACaagaggaagaacagaggagactgagagaggagtttgaaagagagagagaaaaagacagaataaAGAACCATGAATTAGATAAGCAGAGAAGGGAGATGGAGATgcaagaaagagacagaatagAAAAAGAGTTtcaagaaaagaggagagagttgACAAACAAAATGACCCAGCAGCAGGAAGACTGGGAGAGACAACGTGGAGAGGAATGGGAAAGGAGACATCAGGATGATCTAAATCGAAGAAAGGAGGAAGCGCGAAGACTGAAGGAACTGGAGGAACATTTCAGACAAGAACGTGAAGAAGAGAACAGGAGGAGGGAGAACGAAGATAAAGTCAGGAGGGAACGAGAACAGAAAAAATTACAGGAAATGGAGGCAGAGAATGTAAGACAACAAAAACTAATTATAAGTAAATATAAAGAAGAGGCCAGAAGAAATGCAGAGGAGGTTAATAAGTTTAGAGAGATATATGATGAAATGACAATCAAATTGTTGGATTCGCAGGAACATACAATGAATTTACTAAAGCAAAAGCACAAAGAGGAGAATGACCAATTAAAGAATCTCTATAGTCATGATAAAAAGCAACTGACAGACAGAATTAAAGAATTGGAAAAAAAGCATGAAGATGAGATAAAAGGATTGAATCAACAAAAGCCAGGAAAATGTGTAATACAGTAA